GCTGCGCGAGGCGGCCGGTGCGGACGTGGGGGTGATGAACCCCGGCGGCGTGCGCGCGGACCTGCCGGCCGGCCCGCTCTCCTTCGGCCAGGTGTACGAGGTGCTGCCCTTCGACAACACCGTGGCCGTGCTCCAGCTCACTGGCGCCGAGCTGCGGCGCCTGCTGGAGCTGGCCCATGACTCGGACCGGGGCACCGTCTTCGCCGTCTCCGGGGTGGAGGTGACGCTGGCCCGCTGCCCGGGGCCCCGGCGCCTCCAGGACGTGACGCTGGAGGGGGGCCGGCCGCTGGAGCCGGGGAGGATGTACCGGGTGGCCGTGCCGGACTTCCTCGCGCGCGGCGGCGACGGCCTGGGCCCCGTCACGGGCGCGCTGCCTCCGGAGCGGGCGGACCTGACGCCCGCCCGGGGCATGGACCTGCGCCTGGCGCTCGTCGCCTATGGGAAGGCCCGGAGCAACACCCTGACGGCGCCCCCGCCGGGCCGCGTGCGCTACACCGGTGTAGCGGAGTGTCCCGCCGCGCCGCGCTAGCGGGGAGCCGGGGCTGAAAATTCGACCCCGGTCTGATCCGCTGTGACTGAACGGAATGGGGCAACCCGGCGAAAACGCAACGGAATCGCGCCGGGGCCCGATTTTTCGGCCTGCGATCAGTTTTCAACGGGAGGAAGAGTCCTTAGTCTGTCGATCGCGAGCGCCTGAGCCGAGGTGGCCCATTGCCAGGGCCTGCGAGCGCGGGTGTGCGTGAGCGGGAGGGACCGACATGCTCTACAAAGTGACCCCGATGATGGCGCCGCCTGCGCCCGACAAGGCCAAGCAGCGTGAACCGGGGCAGGGTCAGCCGCGCAAGCGGCGCAAGTCCGCCGTCTACGACGCGGACGGCCAGGAGGTGCTCATCTCCCTGATGTGCATCAAATGCCGGACCCTGAAGCCGCTGGCGCAGTTCGGCCTGCGGAAGATGGCGGACGGCGCCATCCGCAACCAGCCGTGGTGCCGCACGTGCCGCTCGGGCGCGGGCAGCAAGAAGGCCAAGGCCGGCAAGGAGGTCGCCGCGGCGCCCTCCGAGGCTCCGCCGGCCCTCCAGGTGGTTGCCAGGGCCGCGGAACCCGTCGAGTCGGACGAGGCCGTCGCGGCTCCCGCCGTCGCGCGGGGCTGAAAGCAGATCGCGCGCCGCATCGCGCTCCCGCCGGGTCGAGCCTTCAACCGCCGACCCGCTGGGAGAGCTCTGGCCGCGATGCCCCGGGCTCAGGTGCCCCGGGGCCGCTTCCCGAAAGCCACTCAGGACAGCCGCAGGCCCGCGGGCAGCGTGTCGCCCAGGGCCCGGGCTTCGTCCGCTGCCTCCAGCGCGACGACTTCGCGCACCATGCTCACCCAGGTGTCGGCCGCCTTCGCCGCCACGAGCTCCCGCGCCGCGCGCTCGCGCAGGGCCGGGTCCAAATCTCTCGTGCGGTCCCCGGTGAGCCGCGCGAGCTGCGCGGCCGCGAAGGGGGCGCCGTCAATCCTGCGCAGGTCCAGCTCCAGCAGCAGGGACAGCCACGCCTCGGCCGTCTCCACGTCCACCACCTTGTGGCTGCTGCCGTAGAGCGGCACGCGCGCGCCCAGCCGGCCCAGCGCCCAGGCCCAGGGGCCCCCGGACTTCGCCTCGGCCTTCAGCCGCGCGGCAATCCACCGGCCCACCTCGGCCTTGTCCCCGGGGGACAGGTGCTCCAGCGAGGCGGCGGTGCGGACCATCTCCTCCAGCCCCTCCGGCTGGATGCCCTTGAGCTTCCCCGCGGGGGGCGCGTCCGGAGGCACCTTCCGCGCCAGGTGCGGCTGGAGGTAGCCGTACAGCTTCTGCTGCTGGGCCTCCGAGAGGCCGCCGGCGATGCGGCGCCACATCACCCAGAACTCCGTCCACGTCGCCTTGTCCGTGTGGTGCTGCACCAGCGCGTCGAAGAGGCTGAAGGTCTGCTCCGCGCGCCAGCCGTCCAGCGGGTAGCCGAAGCCCGGGCGCAGGCAGAAGCCGGTGAGGCTGTAGAAGACGCGCTCGTGGTCGGCGGTGCGCCGCCGCTTGCTGGCGCCCGCGAAGAGGGTGCTCCACATCTCGCGCAGCACCGGCACCCGCCACGACTCGCGCGGGCCCAGGGCCTTCTCCAGCGTGCGGCCCAGCTGCTTCACGTCCTTGGGGCCGATGGGCAGCGGCTTGTTGCCGTACACGCGCTCGATGTTGTCCTTCGCCTCCACGAAGCGCGCGGGCATGGACTCGGTGACGGTCAGCTCGTGCGAGCCGCCCGTGCCCCGCAGCTCGAACTCCAGCCGCCACCGCTCGTCCGCCACGTTGGAGACGGCGTACAGCTCCAGGGTGCCAATCTCCGTCAGCGCCGCCTGCAGGTGCACCGGCACTTCCGTCGCCTTGCCGGAGGCGCCCTTGAGCAGCGTGTGGATGGGCGGCAGGGGCTTGAGGTCCTCCGCCAGGGGCACCAGGTCTCCCGGCTTGTCGATGCGGTCACTCGTCGTGGAGAACACCTGGAACTGCACCGGCCGCCCCAGGGTGAGCGTGAAGGGGCGCTCGCCCAGGTCCACCTTCTGCCCCTCCTCGAAGCCGCGGGGGATGAGGCAGAGCGCGGGCTGCTCCGCGCTGTCGGCCGGCCGCTGCAGGCCCACGTAGTACGCGCGCGCCGCGCCACCGCCGATGCGCAGGCCATGCCCGCGCCGCACCAGCCCGTAGTACGCGGCGCCGCGCGCCACGGCCAGCTCCAGCGACTCGTGACGCAGCAGCGGAATCCGCGGCGCCCCGGGCCACCACGCGGAGAGCGCGTCCACCAGCCGCTCGGAAATCTGGGGGGAGTTGAAGACACCGCCGTTGAGGAGGATGGCGTCGGGGCGGGGCAGGGCGCCCTCGGCGGGGGCCGTCTCCCCCAGCGCCGCGAAGCCCGCCGCCGCGTGCTGCGCGAGGAAGGCCGCCAGGTGGCGCGTCACCGCCGGGTCCTGCACGTACGGCAGGCCCAGCTCCTGGAGCGCCATGCGCGCGGCGCGGCGCGGGCGCTCGGTGGGGGCGCCGAGCGGGAAGAAGCCGTCCAGCACCAGCGCGTGCGCCTCGTCGCGCAGCAGCTCCGAGGACAGCGTGCCGCCCAAGAGCCGGCTGCCCTCGCCCACCAGCGACACGCCGTACTTCTCCGGCGGCGCCTGGCCCAGCAGCGACTCCTTGGCGGTGCGCGCGGCCTGGATGGCCTGCGTCCACTGGGTGGCGGACAGGCGCCGGCCGTCCGTGAAGAGCTTCTCCTCCACCCGGCGCGCCAGGGCCGCGTCCATGTTGTCGCCGCCCAAAAGCAGGTGGTCTCCCACCGCCAGGCGCCGCAGCATGGGGCCTTCGGGAGACACGCCCGCGTGCACCAGGGTGAAGTCCGTGGTGCCGCCGCCCACGTCCACCACCAGCACCAGCCGGGTGTTGGCGAGCGTCTGCTCCAGGCCCGTCCGGTGGCGCGCGGTGTAGTCGTAGAAGGCGGCCTGGGGCTCCTCCAGCAGGGTGAACTTCTCCAGGCCCGCCTTGCGCGCGGCGCTGACGGTGAGGGCGCGCGCGGCCTCGTCGAAGGAGGCGGGGACGGTGATGACCACCTCCTGCCTGGACAGCGGCGCGTCCGGGTGCGCGAAGTCCCAGGCGCGCGCCATGTGCGTCAGCAAGAGGGCGCTGGCGTCCACCGGGGACAGCTTCTGGACGTCCGGCGGGGAGCCCCAGGGGAGGATGGGCGCGGAGCGGTCCACGCCCGGGTGGCACAGCCAGCTCTTGGCGCTGGCCACCAGCCGCCCCGGCACGCGGGCGCCCTGCCAGCGGGCCAGCTCGCCCACCACCCACGGGCCGCCGTCATCGCCCCAGGGCAGCTTCAGGGACTCGGAGGCCAGCTCGTGGCCGGCGGGCACGTACACGGTGGAGGGCAGCAGCGCGCGGGGCGCCACCTCTCCCTGCCGGACGAGCTGGGGAATCGGGAAGTCCTCCACGGGGGCACCCGCGCCCTTCGAGGGGTCCACGGATGCCACCGCGCAGTGGGTGGTTCCCAGGTCGATTCCGACGATTCGCATACGCCTCCGGTTGACGGACGGCTTTCTACTCCTTCATGCGGACGTTGAGCTCCAGCTTCCACTTCCCCGCGCCGCCCTTCTCCAGGCAGCGCAGCTCCAGCGTGCCCACCTCCGTCACCGCCGCCTGCAGATTCACGGGCGTCAGGTCGCCAAACGCCGTCGGCTGGCCGGACATGGTGGTCTCGATGGGGGCCAGCTCCTCCAGCGCGCCGCTGCCCAGCTCGTCATTCACGTCCTCCAGCATGACGCCCACCTTGTCGTCGCGGCGCACGGACGAGGAGAAGAAGCGGAAGCTGGTGGGCTCGCCGGTGACGAGGCCGAACTCCTGCGGCGGCACGTCCGCCTGCGTCCCTTCCTCCATGCCGAAGGGGGCCACGCACAGCGCCTTCACGGGCGGCTCCATGCCGGGCACCGCGGGCATCGCCGTCTCCACGCCCACGTAGTAGGCGCGGGCGGTGCCGCCGCGGATGCGCAGGCCGTGGCCCTGGCGCACCCAGCCGTAGTACGCGGCGCCGCGCGCCACCGCCAGGTCCAGGTCCGCCCCCTCCAGCTCCTTCGCGGGCTTGCCGCCATCGGCCTCCAGCCACGCGTTGAGCACCTCCATGACGCGCGCCTTCAGCGGGCCCGCCTTGAAGACGCCACCGTTGAAGAGGACGGCCGTGGGGTGGAGGAAGGACTTGCCGCTGACGTCCACCGGCGCGTCCGGGCTGGCCGCCAGCGCCTGCGCCTGCCGGGTGAGGAAGGCGGCCAGGTGCCGGGACACGCCCGGGTCCTGCGCGTAGGGGAGCGCCATCTGCGCCAGGCCCGTGCGGCGCGCGGTGCGCGGCAGCTCGGAGGCGGGCGTCACCGGGAAGAAGCCGTTGGTGAGGACCCGGTCCAGCTCCTCGCGCGTCAGCTCCGTGCGCAGCGTGCCACCGATGAGCGACGAGCCCCGGCCGGGGATGGAGATGGGCACCCGCTCCATGGAGGGGTCGCCGTAAAGCGTCTCCTTCGCCTGCCGGCAGCCGTAGGTGAGGGCGTTGAACTGCCAGGCGTCCAGCTTCTTGCCCTCCGCCGTCATCCGCTGGTTGAGCGTGTGCGCCAGCGCCAGGTCCATGTTGTCGCCGCCCAGGAGGATGTGGTCGCCCACCGCCACCCGGAGCAGCTCCAGGTCCCCCTCGCGGTCCCTCACGGTGATGACGGAGAAGTCGGAGGTGCCGCCGCCCACGTCCACCACGAGGATGACCTCGCCGGGCTGCACCTGCTTGCGGAAGTTCTCCCCCATGGCCTCCAGCCACGCGTAGAGCGCGGCCTGGGGCTCCTCCAGCAGGGTGATGTGCTGAAGGCCCGCGGCCTTGGCGGCCTCGAGCGTCAAGTCACGGGCCGCCGCGTCGAAGGAGGCGGGGACGGTGACGATGACGTCCTGCTCGGCCAGCGCGTTGCCGGCTTCCTCCCGGGCCCGGGCGAAGGTGTGGTCCCACGTCTCCTTCAGGTGGCGCAGGTAGCGCGCGGAGGCGTCCAGCGGGGACACGCGCTGCACCTCTTCTGGGGCCTGCCAGGGCAGCAGCGCCGAGCGCCGGTCCACGCCGGGGTGGGACAGCCAGCTCTTGGCGGACGACACCAGCCGCGTGGGCACCTTGGCCCCGTGCGTGCGGGCCAGCTCGCCGATGATGGCGTGGGTGTCCGGGTTCCACGGCAGCCCGAGGCTGCCGGCGGGGAACTCCTGCGGGGAGGGCAGGTAGAGGAAGGAGGGCAGCAGCGGGCGCGGCTCCACCGTGCCCGGCGCGGTGAGCTGGGGGATGGGCAGCATGGACTGCGCCCGGCCCCGGGGCTTGCCCTCTTCGAGGTTGAAGTAGGACACCGCGGAGTGGGTGGTGCCGAGGTCGATGCCGATGGAATAGCGGGCCATATCGGACGTGAACTCCTTCAGGGGACCTGTTTGTTCGCGCTGCGGGTCGGCGGCGGGAGGCTCAGGCCAGCTCCACCTCGGCCGGCGCGACGACGCGCGGGTCCAGGGCCGGGCTCACCGAGGGGAACTTCACCTCCGACGTCACCCACCCGTGGTGGCGCAGCGTGCCGGTATAAGGAGGCTGGCCGGCCACGTTGCCGGTGAGCCGGATGCGCTGGGCGTCGAAGCCCGCCGGCACCGTGACGCGCTCGCCCTCGCCCTGCGGCAGCACCGGCTGGAGGGCGAGGTATTGGTTCACCACCTTGCGGCAGCCCTCGTGGACGATGCGCGCGGCGGCTCCCACCTCGGCGTCCGAGAAGGCGGCCACGTTCTCCTGGAGGAAGTCCACGAAGCGGCCCTCGCGCTGCAGCATCGCCAGGCAGGACAGGGCGCTGGCGTGCTCGCGCTCGGGCGGCGGGGCAGGGGGAGGCTCGGGCGGCTTCACCACCACCTGCCTGGCAGGCTCCTGCCGGGGGGCGGGCGTGCCCCCGGCGGGAAGCTGGGCAAGCTGCCCGGCGTCATAGGCCTTGCTGGCCGGGAGCACCGCCTGGGCGAACTCGCGGGACACGAGGCAGCGCCAGAAGCACAGCCACGCGAGCCAGAACCGGGCGAAGAACGACAGGGAGGCGGTCGGGTCGGTCATCGACTCCGGATAACAAAGCCCGCCTGCTTTGCAATTCAGCAGTTACGCGATGTGCGCCAAATGCAAAGGGCCTCACGGTTTCCCGTGAGGCCCTTCGTCACTGCATGGTGGAGGTGGACGGGATCGAACCGACGACCTTCGCATTGCGAACGCGACGCTCTCCCAACTGAGCTACACCCCCACAACGGACTGCTGCCTGCCTGCTTCGCCCCGGCGGGTTGGGTCCGCCGAAGTGGAAGGGGCTAGTACCGGAGCCCTTTCTTGCTGTCAAGCGCAAGGAGGCAACAAGAATTCCTGCGATTGACGTGCCGCGCACCGGGTGCCATAAAAACCCCTCGTCTCAGGCGTATCCTTCCCGCCCGCTTCACCTCCCCCGGTAATGTCTATCTCCCCCTCGAAGACGTTGAGCCCGGCCGAGCTCGCGAAGTTGGAGCACGCATTCGCTTCCGACCCCTCGTCCGCCGCCTACAAGCCTCTTGCCGAAGCGTACCTGTCCATGGGGCGCTTCATGGAGGCGATGGTCGTCTGCAAGAAGGGGGTGAAGGCCCACCCGAATGCCGCTGACCCCCGCCTGCTGCTTGCCCGTGTCTATGCCGAGCAGGGCAAGGACAAGAAGGCGCTGGAAGAGGCCCTGGGTGCCCTCCAGGTCCAGCCCGAGGACAAGGCCGCGCTGCGCATGGCCGGCGCCCTCCAGCTGAAGACGGGCGAAGCCGAGCCCGGCAAGGCGAACCTCCTGAAGGCGTATGGCGCGGATCCGGGTGACCCGGACACCGTCACGCTGCTCCAGCAGTACAAGATCGACCTGCCGCGGCCCGCCGCGCCGGCCACGCCCGCGCCGCCGGTGCTGCAGCCCGCGGCGCCGCCCGCGTCCGGGTCCGCCACCCAGCAGTCCGCCGCCGCCCTCGCGAGCGTCGCGGCGACGGGGGCCTCGTCGCAGCAGCAGGCGTCGAGGTCCGCCGCGGCCACCGCGCAGGCTCCGCGCGAGCACCGCGCCACGTCCGGTGGTGGCAATGCCGCCCGGGCGGAGGCTCCGTCGCCCCGTCCCTCGCCCCAGCCCCGCCCGCGCGTGGTGGTGGAAGAGGTCGAGGACGACGATGACGACGACGCGCCTTCCTCGCGCCGCCGCCCTCCCCCGGGGGGACGTGGCGGGAAGATGGTGACGCTGGCGCTGCTGGTGGCCATCCCGCTGTTCATCATCGGCTACGGCTGGTACTCCGCCAACGCGAAGCAGAAGGCCCGCGAGCTGAAGAAGGGCCTGGACACGGCCAGCGAGCTGCTCAAGCACGACTCCTTCGACAGCTACAAGAAGGCGAGCGAGGCGGCAGACAAGGTGCTGGAGGTGGACGCCGACTCCACCGTCGCGCACGGCTACCTGGCCTACGCCTACGCCATCCGCTGGGGTGAGCACGGCGGGGGTGACGACGCGCGCCGCAAGGCCGAGGAGCACCTGGCCGCCGGCAAGCAGGGCCAGGAGCTCAGCTCGCACCTCATCGCGGCGGACGCGCTCATCCAGACCTACGGTGGCAAGGGCAAGGATGCGCTCGGCCAGCTGGAGGAGAAGGTGAAGGCGCTGGACGCCCAGGGCCGCTCCAGCTCGCTGCTCTACCTGACGCTGGGCCTCATCCAGATGAACGCGGGCGACATGGAGCGTGCCCGCGACAGCCTGGAGCGCGCGCAGGTGCTGTCGCCGGACGACCCGCGCATCTACGCGAGCCTGGGCGCGGTGTACCGCCGGCTGGGCCAGGACAACACCGCCTGGAAGAACTACGACTTCGCCCTCCGGTACGAGAAGGACCACCCGGAGTCGCTGCTGGGCCGCGCGCTGCTGATGCTGGAGCAGGACTCGCCCAACTACGGGCTGGCCCACTCCATGCTGAAGAAGCTGCTGGAGTCCGACCCGCCGCCCTCGCCGCGCCAGCTCGCGGCGGCGCACCTGGCCCGCTCGCTGCTCATCAGCCGCGTGTCCGCGGAGATGCCGGCGCTCAAGCCCGACGTGCAGCAGAAGCTGGCCGAGGCCACCGCGGTGCCGCTGGAGAAGGACAAGGCCCGCCAGGAGATGCAGAAGAGCGAGGAGACCGGCTTCGCGCTCGACAAGCAGAACCCGGAGCTGCACCTCATCAAGGGCCGCCGGCTGCTGGCGGAGAACAACTTCGACCAGGCCGCCGAGGAGATTCGCAAGGCCATCCGCATGGATGCCTCGCGCGCCCAGTTCCACGTCGAGCTGGCCCGGGCCCTCATGGGCAAGCAGGGCGGCGAGAAGGAAGCCGCCGACGCGCTGGTGACGGCCCTGAAGACCATGGGCGACAGCCCGAAGCTGGTGGTCATGCTGGGCAACGCCTACCGCCGCCAGGGCAAGCTGGACGAGGCGCTGACGCAGTACCAGCGCGCGGTGAAGGACCCCAAGGCGAAGAACCCGGAGGCCCGGCTCGCCATGGGCGCCATCTACCGCGAGCGCTCCGACTGGGCGAAGGCCCAGGAGCAGCTGGAGAAGGCGAGCGTGGAGTTCATCGGCCAGGCGGACCGCGCGGCCATGGCCCTCACCGAGCTGGCCCGCGTCTACCAGGGCAAGGGTGACGCGGCGAAGGCGGACGAGACCTACCAGCGCGCCCTCAACGCGGACGAGGGCTACGGCCCGGCCTACTACTTCTACGCCACCCTGCTGTCGAAGGACCCGAAGCAGGGCCCCAAGGCGAAGATGCTGGCCCAGGAGTACCTGAAGCGCGAGCCGGCCGGCGAGCACGTCAACGCCGCCCGCGCGCTGTCCGGGGGCTGAGCCTCTTTTCAGCCGCCCCGGCGCACCGACGCCGGGGCTGGCAGGACAAGCGGGGCTGATGCGCGCGGGCAGTAGGACGCGCGGTCAGCCCCGCGGGCTTTCTTGAAGGTGCGTCCCGCGGGCGGTATGCCCCGGGGTGTTTGCCCTTCCCATCGCGCCAGGACATGAAGTCGGGGGCCGGAGCCCCGGTGTCCGGGCGGGGACGCCAGGCGGGCGGCCGTTCGCTGGCGGCACCGCGAGGCGCCGTGTCCTTGCCCACCCCCCGGTGGTGCCTGTATGGGAGGGCCGTTACCGCGCCGGCAGCGAGCCTGTCGCGCCTTGCCCTGGAGTCTGTGTGAGCGCGCGTGCCGAGTCCCTGTCGACGACCGCGTCCGACCTGATCTCCCTGACCAAGCCGCGGCTGTCCAGCCTGGTGCTCATCACCACGGCGGGCGGCATGTGGATGGCCCCGGGGTCCTTGGACACGGTGCGCGCCCTGGTGACGCTGCTGGCCACCGCCGGCACCGTGGGCGCGGCCAACGCGCTCAACTGCTACTGGGAG
Above is a window of Pyxidicoccus xibeiensis DNA encoding:
- a CDS encoding DUF2760 domain-containing protein — encoded protein: MTDPTASLSFFARFWLAWLCFWRCLVSREFAQAVLPASKAYDAGQLAQLPAGGTPAPRQEPARQVVVKPPEPPPAPPPEREHASALSCLAMLQREGRFVDFLQENVAAFSDAEVGAAARIVHEGCRKVVNQYLALQPVLPQGEGERVTVPAGFDAQRIRLTGNVAGQPPYTGTLRHHGWVTSEVKFPSVSPALDPRVVAPAEVELA
- a CDS encoding tetratricopeptide repeat protein — translated: MSISPSKTLSPAELAKLEHAFASDPSSAAYKPLAEAYLSMGRFMEAMVVCKKGVKAHPNAADPRLLLARVYAEQGKDKKALEEALGALQVQPEDKAALRMAGALQLKTGEAEPGKANLLKAYGADPGDPDTVTLLQQYKIDLPRPAAPATPAPPVLQPAAPPASGSATQQSAAALASVAATGASSQQQASRSAAATAQAPREHRATSGGGNAARAEAPSPRPSPQPRPRVVVEEVEDDDDDDAPSSRRRPPPGGRGGKMVTLALLVAIPLFIIGYGWYSANAKQKARELKKGLDTASELLKHDSFDSYKKASEAADKVLEVDADSTVAHGYLAYAYAIRWGEHGGGDDARRKAEEHLAAGKQGQELSSHLIAADALIQTYGGKGKDALGQLEEKVKALDAQGRSSSLLYLTLGLIQMNAGDMERARDSLERAQVLSPDDPRIYASLGAVYRRLGQDNTAWKNYDFALRYEKDHPESLLGRALLMLEQDSPNYGLAHSMLKKLLESDPPPSPRQLAAAHLARSLLISRVSAEMPALKPDVQQKLAEATAVPLEKDKARQEMQKSEETGFALDKQNPELHLIKGRRLLAENNFDQAAEEIRKAIRMDASRAQFHVELARALMGKQGGEKEAADALVTALKTMGDSPKLVVMLGNAYRRQGKLDEALTQYQRAVKDPKAKNPEARLAMGAIYRERSDWAKAQEQLEKASVEFIGQADRAAMALTELARVYQGKGDAAKADETYQRALNADEGYGPAYYFYATLLSKDPKQGPKAKMLAQEYLKREPAGEHVNAARALSGG
- a CDS encoding Hsp70 family protein; this translates as MARYSIGIDLGTTHSAVSYFNLEEGKPRGRAQSMLPIPQLTAPGTVEPRPLLPSFLYLPSPQEFPAGSLGLPWNPDTHAIIGELARTHGAKVPTRLVSSAKSWLSHPGVDRRSALLPWQAPEEVQRVSPLDASARYLRHLKETWDHTFARAREEAGNALAEQDVIVTVPASFDAAARDLTLEAAKAAGLQHITLLEEPQAALYAWLEAMGENFRKQVQPGEVILVVDVGGGTSDFSVITVRDREGDLELLRVAVGDHILLGGDNMDLALAHTLNQRMTAEGKKLDAWQFNALTYGCRQAKETLYGDPSMERVPISIPGRGSSLIGGTLRTELTREELDRVLTNGFFPVTPASELPRTARRTGLAQMALPYAQDPGVSRHLAAFLTRQAQALAASPDAPVDVSGKSFLHPTAVLFNGGVFKAGPLKARVMEVLNAWLEADGGKPAKELEGADLDLAVARGAAYYGWVRQGHGLRIRGGTARAYYVGVETAMPAVPGMEPPVKALCVAPFGMEEGTQADVPPQEFGLVTGEPTSFRFFSSSVRRDDKVGVMLEDVNDELGSGALEELAPIETTMSGQPTAFGDLTPVNLQAAVTEVGTLELRCLEKGGAGKWKLELNVRMKE
- a CDS encoding Hsp70 family protein, which produces MRIVGIDLGTTHCAVASVDPSKGAGAPVEDFPIPQLVRQGEVAPRALLPSTVYVPAGHELASESLKLPWGDDGGPWVVGELARWQGARVPGRLVASAKSWLCHPGVDRSAPILPWGSPPDVQKLSPVDASALLLTHMARAWDFAHPDAPLSRQEVVITVPASFDEAARALTVSAARKAGLEKFTLLEEPQAAFYDYTARHRTGLEQTLANTRLVLVVDVGGGTTDFTLVHAGVSPEGPMLRRLAVGDHLLLGGDNMDAALARRVEEKLFTDGRRLSATQWTQAIQAARTAKESLLGQAPPEKYGVSLVGEGSRLLGGTLSSELLRDEAHALVLDGFFPLGAPTERPRRAARMALQELGLPYVQDPAVTRHLAAFLAQHAAAGFAALGETAPAEGALPRPDAILLNGGVFNSPQISERLVDALSAWWPGAPRIPLLRHESLELAVARGAAYYGLVRRGHGLRIGGGAARAYYVGLQRPADSAEQPALCLIPRGFEEGQKVDLGERPFTLTLGRPVQFQVFSTTSDRIDKPGDLVPLAEDLKPLPPIHTLLKGASGKATEVPVHLQAALTEIGTLELYAVSNVADERWRLEFELRGTGGSHELTVTESMPARFVEAKDNIERVYGNKPLPIGPKDVKQLGRTLEKALGPRESWRVPVLREMWSTLFAGASKRRRTADHERVFYSLTGFCLRPGFGYPLDGWRAEQTFSLFDALVQHHTDKATWTEFWVMWRRIAGGLSEAQQQKLYGYLQPHLARKVPPDAPPAGKLKGIQPEGLEEMVRTAASLEHLSPGDKAEVGRWIAARLKAEAKSGGPWAWALGRLGARVPLYGSSHKVVDVETAEAWLSLLLELDLRRIDGAPFAAAQLARLTGDRTRDLDPALRERAARELVAAKAADTWVSMVREVVALEAADEARALGDTLPAGLRLS